A single window of Microbacterium croceum DNA harbors:
- a CDS encoding NAD-dependent succinate-semialdehyde dehydrogenase, protein MTDYAVINPATGETLASFDTFTDAQIEEAVAAADEAHREWSRSSTVAERAALLRRAAELHRERREALADVFVREMGKPREAALGEVDFAADIAEYYADQAEAIMADQPIAILGDGTAIIRRSSLGPLVGIMPWNFPAYQIVRFAAPNLIVGNTILLKPAPQCPESSTALEAIYHDAGFPKGAYQNVLATNEQIATMIADPRVQGVSLTGSERAGAAVAEIAGRNLKKVALELGGSDPFIVLSTDDLDATVQAGVDARLDNNGQACNGAKRFIIVDGLYDSFVEKFTAAMASVQATDPTLDDTVLGPVASETAAENLQKQIDRAVEQGATLLTGGTRDGAFFAPTVLADVTPEMDVYREELFGPAAVVYRVADEAAAVALANDTSFGLGSYVFTTDAEQAQRVADQIEAGMVYVNLVLADSPELPFGGVKRSGTSRELGHLAADEFVNRKLIRIG, encoded by the coding sequence ATGACCGACTACGCCGTCATCAACCCCGCCACCGGAGAGACGCTGGCGTCCTTCGACACCTTCACCGATGCGCAGATCGAGGAGGCCGTCGCGGCCGCCGACGAGGCGCACCGCGAGTGGTCGCGCTCGTCGACCGTCGCGGAGCGTGCCGCGCTGCTGCGCCGGGCCGCCGAGTTGCACCGCGAGCGTCGCGAGGCCCTCGCCGACGTGTTCGTGCGCGAGATGGGCAAGCCGCGCGAGGCCGCGCTGGGCGAGGTCGATTTCGCCGCCGACATCGCCGAGTACTACGCCGATCAGGCCGAGGCCATCATGGCCGACCAGCCGATCGCGATCCTCGGAGACGGTACGGCGATCATCCGCCGTTCGTCGCTGGGCCCGCTCGTCGGCATCATGCCGTGGAACTTCCCGGCCTACCAGATCGTACGATTCGCGGCGCCGAACCTCATCGTCGGCAACACGATCCTGCTCAAGCCCGCACCGCAGTGCCCCGAGTCGTCGACCGCCCTCGAGGCGATCTATCACGATGCGGGATTCCCGAAGGGCGCCTACCAGAACGTGCTGGCGACCAACGAGCAGATCGCCACGATGATCGCGGACCCCCGCGTGCAGGGCGTCTCGCTCACGGGGTCCGAGCGTGCGGGGGCCGCGGTGGCCGAGATCGCCGGTCGCAACCTCAAGAAGGTCGCGCTCGAGCTCGGCGGTTCCGACCCGTTCATCGTGCTGTCCACGGATGACCTCGATGCGACGGTGCAGGCCGGTGTCGATGCGCGTCTGGACAACAACGGTCAGGCCTGCAACGGCGCCAAGCGCTTCATCATCGTCGACGGCCTTTACGACTCCTTCGTCGAGAAGTTCACGGCGGCGATGGCATCCGTGCAGGCGACCGATCCCACCCTCGACGACACCGTGCTCGGACCGGTGGCGTCGGAGACCGCGGCCGAGAACCTGCAGAAGCAGATCGACCGGGCCGTGGAGCAGGGGGCGACGCTGCTCACCGGAGGCACCCGCGACGGCGCCTTCTTCGCGCCCACCGTGCTCGCCGACGTCACGCCGGAGATGGACGTGTACCGCGAGGAGCTCTTCGGCCCCGCAGCCGTCGTCTACCGCGTCGCGGACGAGGCGGCTGCGGTCGCGCTCGCCAACGACACATCGTTCGGCCTCGGCTCCTACGTGTTCACGACGGATGCCGAGCAGGCCCAACGCGTGGCCGACCAGATCGAGGCGGGCATGGTCTACGTCAACCTCGTGCTGGCCGACAGCCCGGAGCTGCCGTTCGGTGGCGTGAAGCGCAGCGGCACGTCGCGCGAGCTGGGACACCTGGCTGCCGACGAGTTCGTGAACCGCAAGCTCATCCGCATCGGCTGA
- a CDS encoding NAD-dependent succinate-semialdehyde dehydrogenase gives MSTQIAPAEQALLDSIPTGLFIGGKWMDGETGGTFDVKDPSTGEVIRTIADATPGDGIRALDAAVAAQDSWAATAPRTRSDILRRAFDLVQARKEDLALLMTLEMGKPLAEARGEVGYGGEFLRWFSEEAVRINGRYGLNPEGTGHMVVSQRPVGPSFFVTPWNFPFAMATRKIAPALAAGCTVVIKPPALTPLTTIFFVSLLEEAGLPAGVVNVVQTSRSSALSAPIIADPRLRKLSFTGSTEVGRKLIAQAAEGVLRVSMELGGNAPFVVFDDADLDKAVEGALAAKFRNIGQACTAANRFIVHKDIAGEFAKRITERVEAMKIGRGTEDGVAIGPLIDDDAVAKAGELVDEAVGRGATLLAGGKALDGVGSFYEPTVLTDVVAGSAILREEIFGPVLAIATFETEEEAVRLANDTEYGLVSYVFTESLQRGQRMIDALETGMMGLNVGVVSNAAAPFGGVKQSGVGREGGFEGIHEYLSTKYTLIPVS, from the coding sequence ATGAGCACTCAGATCGCACCGGCAGAGCAGGCGCTGCTCGACAGCATCCCCACCGGACTCTTCATCGGCGGGAAGTGGATGGATGGCGAGACCGGAGGGACCTTCGATGTGAAGGACCCGTCGACGGGCGAGGTCATCCGCACGATCGCGGACGCGACACCGGGCGACGGCATCCGTGCGCTCGACGCCGCGGTCGCCGCACAGGACTCGTGGGCGGCCACCGCGCCGCGCACCCGCAGCGACATCCTGCGCCGTGCGTTCGACCTCGTGCAGGCGCGCAAGGAGGACCTGGCGCTGCTCATGACGCTCGAGATGGGCAAGCCGCTCGCTGAGGCGCGCGGTGAGGTCGGCTATGGCGGCGAGTTCCTCCGCTGGTTCAGTGAGGAAGCCGTGCGCATCAACGGCCGCTACGGGCTCAACCCCGAGGGCACGGGCCACATGGTCGTGTCCCAGCGTCCTGTCGGACCATCGTTCTTCGTCACGCCGTGGAACTTCCCGTTCGCGATGGCCACCCGCAAGATCGCGCCGGCCCTCGCCGCCGGTTGCACCGTGGTGATCAAGCCCCCGGCGCTCACGCCGCTGACGACCATCTTCTTCGTGTCGCTGCTGGAGGAGGCCGGTCTTCCCGCCGGGGTCGTCAACGTGGTGCAGACCTCGCGTTCCAGCGCGCTGTCCGCTCCGATCATCGCCGACCCGCGGCTGCGCAAGCTCTCCTTCACGGGCTCGACCGAGGTGGGTCGCAAGCTCATCGCGCAGGCCGCCGAGGGCGTGCTGCGCGTGTCGATGGAACTCGGAGGCAATGCGCCGTTCGTGGTCTTCGACGATGCCGATCTCGACAAGGCGGTGGAGGGCGCGCTGGCCGCGAAGTTCCGCAACATCGGCCAGGCGTGCACGGCGGCCAACCGCTTCATCGTGCACAAGGACATCGCGGGCGAGTTCGCCAAGCGCATCACCGAGCGCGTGGAGGCCATGAAGATCGGTCGCGGTACCGAGGACGGCGTGGCGATCGGACCGCTCATCGATGACGACGCCGTGGCCAAGGCCGGCGAACTCGTCGACGAGGCCGTGGGCCGCGGCGCCACCTTGCTCGCCGGAGGCAAGGCGCTCGACGGTGTCGGCAGCTTCTACGAGCCGACCGTGCTCACCGACGTGGTCGCCGGCAGCGCGATCCTGCGCGAGGAGATCTTCGGACCGGTGCTCGCGATCGCCACCTTCGAGACCGAGGAAGAGGCCGTGCGCCTGGCCAACGACACCGAGTACGGACTGGTGTCGTACGTGTTCACGGAGAGCCTGCAGCGCGGTCAGCGCATGATCGACGCTCTCGAGACCGGCATGATGGGTCTCAACGTGGGCGTGGTGTCGAACGCGGCAGCACCCTTCGGCGGCGTCAAGCAGTCCGGTGTCGGCCGCGAGGGTGGCTTCGAGGGCATCCACGAGTACCTGTCCACCAAGTACACGCTGATCCCGGTATCCTGA
- a CDS encoding APC family permease: MTTTGRAMEPEFGGATEAAAPVTGGISRKGLSVGTVGVLGALVMGISCIAPAYTYTAGIGGAVGAVGFQVPAILLLGFIPMLLVAFGYRELNKAMPDSGTSFTWATRAFGPYVGWMAGWGLIVATILVLSNLAGIAVDFLFLLISQISGNEAIAEITRNPFVNVAVCLIFVALAAWVSYRDVSTSQKLQYGLVAFQIVILVVFAVMAIVQTIQGGAFEPHMPELSWFNPFAIQGGISVIVMGLSASVFMFWGWDVTLTMNEEAKDPERTPGRAAMLTVLSIIAIYLLLTVSSLMYSGIGDKGLGLTNEDIGGNVFFALSGPVMGGLAFLLSLAVLTSSASSLQSTFISPARTLLAMGHYGAVPQRFAGVNPRFFTPGFATIASAIVAGGFYAVMRFLSEDALWDTILALGMMICFYYGITALSCVWYFRHQWFDSGKDFFFKLASPLVGGVILLVLFVITAIDSLAPDFGSIAIGADANGEGGIGIVFFIGVGLLVFGAVLMLVQRIVNPDFFRGKTLSMDAPPSARRR; encoded by the coding sequence ATGACCACGACAGGTCGGGCAATGGAGCCCGAGTTCGGCGGAGCCACCGAGGCCGCGGCACCGGTGACCGGCGGGATCTCCCGCAAGGGACTCAGCGTCGGCACCGTCGGCGTGCTCGGCGCGCTGGTGATGGGGATCTCGTGCATCGCCCCGGCGTACACCTACACAGCCGGCATCGGCGGTGCGGTGGGCGCCGTCGGGTTCCAGGTACCTGCGATCCTGCTGCTCGGGTTCATCCCGATGCTGCTCGTCGCCTTCGGGTACCGCGAACTCAACAAGGCCATGCCCGACTCGGGCACCAGCTTCACCTGGGCGACCAGGGCATTCGGACCGTACGTCGGCTGGATGGCGGGGTGGGGTCTGATCGTTGCGACGATCCTGGTGCTCTCCAATCTCGCCGGCATCGCCGTGGACTTCCTCTTCCTGCTCATCTCGCAGATCTCCGGCAACGAGGCGATCGCCGAGATCACTCGCAACCCGTTCGTGAACGTGGCCGTGTGTCTGATCTTCGTCGCTCTCGCCGCCTGGGTGTCGTATCGGGACGTCTCGACCTCGCAGAAGCTGCAGTACGGCCTCGTGGCGTTCCAGATCGTGATCCTGGTGGTGTTCGCCGTGATGGCGATCGTCCAGACCATCCAGGGCGGTGCCTTCGAGCCGCACATGCCCGAACTCTCGTGGTTCAACCCCTTCGCCATCCAGGGCGGAATCTCGGTGATCGTGATGGGCCTCTCCGCCTCGGTCTTCATGTTCTGGGGATGGGACGTCACCCTCACGATGAACGAAGAGGCCAAGGACCCGGAGCGCACGCCCGGACGCGCGGCCATGCTCACGGTGCTCTCGATCATCGCGATCTACCTGCTGCTCACGGTCAGCAGCCTGATGTACTCCGGCATCGGCGACAAGGGCCTCGGACTCACGAACGAGGACATCGGCGGCAACGTGTTCTTCGCCCTGTCCGGCCCGGTGATGGGGGGCCTTGCGTTCCTGCTCTCGCTGGCCGTGCTCACCTCGTCGGCATCGTCGTTGCAGTCGACGTTCATCTCCCCGGCCAGAACTCTGCTCGCGATGGGGCACTATGGGGCGGTGCCGCAGCGATTCGCCGGTGTCAACCCGCGGTTCTTCACGCCGGGATTCGCGACGATCGCCTCGGCCATCGTCGCGGGCGGGTTCTACGCCGTGATGCGCTTCCTCAGCGAGGATGCGCTGTGGGACACGATCCTCGCGCTGGGCATGATGATCTGCTTCTACTACGGCATCACCGCGCTGTCGTGCGTGTGGTACTTCCGTCACCAGTGGTTCGACTCCGGCAAGGACTTCTTCTTCAAGCTCGCGAGCCCCCTCGTCGGCGGCGTCATCCTGCTGGTGCTCTTCGTGATCACCGCGATCGACAGCCTCGCCCCCGACTTCGGATCGATCGCCATCGGTGCCGATGCGAACGGCGAGGGCGGCATCGGCATCGTGTTCTTCATCGGGGTCGGTCTGCTCGTCTTCGGCGCCGTGCTGATGCTCGTGCAGAGGATCGTGAATCCCGACTTCTTCCGCGGCAAGACGCTGAGCATGGACGCCCCGCCGAGCGCCCGCCGTCGCTGA
- a CDS encoding universal stress protein, with the protein MPGGSIVVGYTATDAGADAAALGARLARSLGAQLHLVLVLPSEGTRSPSVVPPERAYEDHIKAQAKQWLQDAIVRLPQEIARSGHVRIAESFAEGLIAAGEEFGARLIVVGAAGGGIFGRHRLGSVASELLHSSTIPVALAPVGTASTDDHVVSRVTVAVGTRPGADALLDEAVAVARDSGSGIRLVSLVPFDVPPGLDTGAIRLVGNAHADEALATVTAALPSGLEASSVDAPGDSVEDAVAHLSWLPGEVVLVGSSRLAQPRRLFLGSTAAKMLHELPVPMIVVPRTRGEGGNLS; encoded by the coding sequence ATGCCCGGGGGATCCATCGTCGTCGGTTACACGGCGACGGATGCGGGTGCCGACGCGGCGGCTCTCGGCGCGCGCCTCGCCCGCAGCCTCGGCGCGCAGCTGCACCTCGTGCTCGTGCTCCCTTCCGAGGGGACTCGCAGCCCCTCGGTGGTCCCGCCCGAGCGCGCCTACGAGGACCACATCAAGGCCCAGGCGAAGCAATGGCTGCAGGACGCCATCGTCCGGCTGCCCCAGGAGATCGCTCGCAGCGGTCACGTGCGCATCGCCGAGTCGTTCGCCGAGGGGCTGATCGCCGCCGGTGAGGAGTTCGGTGCGCGCCTCATCGTGGTCGGAGCCGCGGGCGGAGGGATCTTCGGGCGCCACCGTCTCGGGAGCGTCGCCTCCGAGCTGCTGCATTCCTCCACGATCCCCGTCGCGCTCGCTCCCGTCGGAACGGCCTCGACCGACGATCACGTCGTCTCCCGGGTCACGGTCGCCGTCGGTACCCGTCCGGGAGCCGATGCGCTCCTCGATGAGGCCGTCGCCGTCGCGCGAGACAGCGGCAGCGGTATCCGCCTCGTCTCCCTCGTCCCGTTCGACGTCCCCCCGGGGCTCGACACCGGCGCCATCCGGCTGGTCGGCAACGCGCACGCGGATGAGGCGCTCGCCACGGTCACCGCGGCACTGCCGAGCGGCCTCGAAGCCTCCTCCGTGGACGCCCCCGGCGACAGCGTCGAAGATGCCGTCGCTCATCTCTCCTGGCTCCCGGGCGAGGTCGTCCTCGTCGGGTCGAGCAGGCTCGCCCAGCCGCGTCGGCTCTTCCTCGGCTCCACAGCAGCGAAGATGCTGCACGAGCTTCCCGTACCAATGATCGTCGTCCCGCGTACGCGTGGCGAGGGAGGAAACCTCTCATGA
- a CDS encoding flavin monoamine oxidase family protein, protein MAEITRDVLIVGAGAAGLTAANDLRKAGLSVAVLEARDRVGGRLWTDVIDGAMLEIGGQWVSPDQDALIDTVAELGLETYSRYREGDSVYVGPDGTASRFTGEMFPVSAETERVIAEITERLDAMVAEIDPDRPWEHPNAAEWDSVTWDAWLRAQTDDDEAVRNLAFATGSAMLTKPTHAFSLLQSLLMAASAGSYSHLVDADFILDKRVVGGLQQVPILLAERLGDDVFLNQPVRTLEWGANGVTAITDDLTVSARFAILAHAPVLYDRISFVPPLPRRQHQLHQHLSMGFVIKVHAVYDRPFWREQGLSGTAFSPYELSHEAYDNTNHGDERGTLVGFVSDRNADGVFELSAEERKERILESLSHYYGPEAKNPVVYYESDWGSEEWTRGAYAASFDMGGLHRYGADLRTPVGPISFACSDMAGAGYQHVDGAIRMGRLVASQIVESSRVAGSAEGS, encoded by the coding sequence ATGGCTGAGATCACACGCGACGTGCTCATCGTCGGCGCCGGAGCCGCAGGGCTCACGGCCGCGAACGACCTGCGGAAGGCCGGCCTCTCGGTCGCCGTCCTCGAGGCGAGGGACCGAGTCGGAGGACGACTCTGGACCGACGTCATCGACGGCGCCATGCTCGAGATCGGCGGACAGTGGGTCTCTCCCGATCAGGATGCGCTGATCGACACGGTCGCCGAGCTCGGCCTCGAGACCTACAGCCGCTACCGCGAGGGCGACAGCGTCTACGTCGGGCCTGACGGCACGGCTTCGCGGTTCACGGGTGAGATGTTCCCGGTCTCCGCGGAGACCGAGCGGGTGATCGCCGAGATCACCGAGCGGCTCGACGCGATGGTCGCCGAGATCGACCCCGACCGCCCGTGGGAGCACCCGAACGCGGCGGAGTGGGACTCCGTCACCTGGGACGCCTGGCTGCGTGCGCAGACCGACGACGACGAGGCCGTGCGCAACCTCGCCTTCGCCACCGGGTCCGCGATGCTCACCAAGCCGACGCACGCGTTCTCGCTGCTGCAGTCGCTGCTCATGGCGGCATCCGCCGGCTCCTACTCGCACCTGGTCGACGCCGACTTCATCCTCGACAAGCGCGTCGTCGGCGGACTTCAGCAGGTGCCGATCCTGCTGGCCGAGCGCCTCGGAGACGACGTGTTCCTGAACCAGCCCGTACGCACCCTGGAATGGGGCGCGAACGGTGTCACAGCCATCACTGACGACCTCACCGTCAGCGCCCGTTTCGCGATCCTCGCGCACGCCCCGGTGCTCTACGACCGCATCTCGTTCGTGCCGCCGCTGCCGCGTCGTCAGCACCAGCTGCACCAGCACCTCTCGATGGGCTTCGTGATCAAGGTGCACGCCGTGTACGACCGGCCGTTCTGGCGCGAGCAAGGCCTGAGCGGCACCGCGTTCAGCCCGTACGAGCTCTCGCACGAGGCCTACGACAACACCAACCACGGCGACGAGCGCGGCACCTTGGTCGGCTTCGTGTCCGATCGCAACGCGGACGGCGTCTTCGAGCTCTCGGCGGAGGAGCGCAAGGAGCGCATCCTCGAGTCGCTCTCTCACTACTACGGTCCCGAGGCCAAGAACCCGGTTGTCTACTACGAGAGCGACTGGGGTAGCGAGGAGTGGACCCGCGGCGCCTACGCGGCGAGCTTCGACATGGGCGGTCTGCACCGCTACGGCGCCGACCTGCGCACCCCGGTCGGGCCCATCAGCTTCGCCTGCAGCGACATGGCCGGGGCGGGCTACCAGCACGTCGACGGTGCGATCCGCATGGGTCGCCTGGTCGCCTCGCAGATCGTGGAGTCCAGCCGCGTCGCCGGCTCCGCGGAGGGCAGCTGA
- the gabT gene encoding 4-aminobutyrate--2-oxoglutarate transaminase yields MALLDTAAVAVPLGGPELPQERRLVTELPGPRSAEILARKADAVAAGVGHTVPVATVAAGGGVVVDADGNSLIDLGSGIAVTTVGNAHPKVAAAVAAQAAQFTHTCFMISPYESYIEVAEALNRVTPGDFAKKSALFNSGAEAVENAIKIARKHTGRQAVVAFDHGYHGRTNLTMALTAKSMPYKSGFGPFAPEVYRAPMSYPFRDGLAGPEAAARVILQLEKQIGADNLAAVIIEPIQGEGGFIVPADGFLPAIVEWCRANGVVFIADEVQTGFARTGHMFASEIFGIEPDLITTAKGIAGGLPLAAVTGRSEIMDASHAGGLGGTYGGNPIACAAALAAIDVFENDGVIERAREIGAILTERLTAIQQNDPRVGDVRGHGAMIAAEFVDPETNAPDAALTAAVAKACIAQGVIVLTCGTYGNVIRFLPPLAIGDDLLREGLDVVAAALAAA; encoded by the coding sequence ATGGCACTCCTCGACACCGCAGCTGTTGCAGTTCCCCTCGGCGGACCCGAGCTCCCTCAGGAGCGTCGACTGGTCACCGAACTCCCCGGGCCCCGATCGGCCGAGATCCTGGCCCGCAAGGCGGACGCCGTCGCCGCCGGTGTCGGTCACACCGTGCCCGTCGCGACCGTGGCGGCCGGTGGCGGAGTCGTCGTCGACGCAGACGGCAACTCGCTCATCGACCTCGGATCCGGCATCGCCGTGACCACGGTCGGCAACGCGCACCCCAAGGTCGCCGCTGCCGTCGCCGCGCAGGCCGCGCAGTTCACGCACACCTGCTTCATGATCTCGCCGTACGAGTCGTACATCGAGGTCGCCGAGGCGCTCAACCGGGTCACTCCCGGCGACTTCGCCAAGAAGAGCGCGCTGTTCAACTCCGGCGCGGAGGCCGTCGAGAACGCGATCAAGATCGCGCGCAAGCACACCGGTCGCCAGGCGGTCGTCGCCTTCGACCACGGCTACCACGGCCGCACGAACCTGACCATGGCGCTCACCGCCAAGTCCATGCCGTACAAGAGCGGATTCGGACCGTTCGCCCCCGAGGTGTACCGCGCCCCGATGTCGTACCCGTTCCGCGACGGGCTCGCAGGGCCGGAGGCCGCAGCCCGTGTCATCCTGCAGCTCGAGAAGCAGATCGGCGCCGACAACCTGGCCGCCGTCATCATCGAGCCGATCCAGGGCGAGGGCGGCTTCATCGTACCGGCCGATGGCTTCCTGCCCGCGATTGTCGAGTGGTGCCGCGCGAACGGCGTCGTGTTCATCGCCGACGAGGTGCAGACCGGCTTCGCCCGCACCGGTCACATGTTCGCGAGCGAGATCTTCGGCATCGAGCCCGACCTCATCACGACGGCCAAGGGTATCGCCGGCGGGCTTCCGCTCGCCGCCGTGACCGGTCGCTCCGAGATCATGGACGCCTCGCACGCCGGTGGTCTCGGTGGCACCTACGGCGGCAACCCGATCGCCTGCGCTGCGGCGCTCGCCGCGATCGACGTCTTCGAGAACGACGGAGTGATCGAGCGCGCTCGCGAGATCGGCGCGATCCTCACCGAGCGTCTGACCGCGATCCAGCAGAACGACCCGCGCGTCGGCGACGTCCGCGGGCACGGTGCGATGATCGCGGCCGAGTTCGTCGACCCCGAGACCAACGCTCCCGACGCGGCACTCACCGCGGCCGTCGCGAAGGCGTGCATCGCACAGGGCGTCATCGTCCTCACCTGCGGTACGTACGGCAACGTCATCCGCTTCCTCCCTCCGCTCGCGATCGGCGACGATCTCCTGCGCGAAGGACTCGACGTCGTCGCTGCGGCACTCGCCGCGGCCTAG
- a CDS encoding PucR family transcriptional regulator gives MAAAEQPTLRALLDRRDLGLRLVSPDGSLPAEALDRPLRWVHSSDLADPTPFLAEDLVLLTTGTQFDDAAAIDLYVSRLIDRGVLGLGFGTEVHRAGIPEELLTACVTRGLPLFEVPYRTPFIAVARAHSEAIAAQAYARRSWALDTQRGLALAALRPRGLDATLDELGRRLGAWVGMFDAAGALAVAHPRGAVGRDVLDDLGERVMEILTRGLEAGQSLTIDEHTFMLFTIGRGGQLRGVIALAIDALDQEARSVVTSVIAMAGLSMEQSEQLARSRRRLHRQLLVSLLDDDPALARRVLGGLPQTPVVVAVAADAPAGALTDWWERQRTEHGTASFLAESDDGLTICLSASDEALLDEVATRFGIRIGVSEPEEFDAFSRAHAQAVTVLRQRGAIGAERYADTIGTSILSALATDEARLVAESRLAPLREHDARTGSALEWSLRCWLEHDARAESAAAVLGVHRHTLRARIAQAGALLGTDLSTFPARAELWTLLQTARE, from the coding sequence ATGGCCGCCGCGGAACAACCGACGCTGCGGGCGCTGCTGGACCGCCGCGATCTGGGGCTGCGCCTGGTCTCCCCCGACGGCTCCCTCCCCGCCGAAGCGCTCGACCGCCCTCTGCGCTGGGTGCACAGCTCCGATCTGGCCGACCCCACGCCGTTCCTGGCCGAAGACCTCGTGCTGCTCACCACGGGCACCCAGTTCGACGACGCCGCGGCGATCGACCTCTATGTGAGCCGCCTGATCGACCGCGGCGTCCTGGGGCTCGGCTTCGGCACCGAGGTGCATCGCGCCGGCATCCCCGAAGAGCTCCTCACCGCCTGCGTCACCCGCGGTCTTCCGCTGTTCGAGGTCCCCTACCGCACCCCCTTCATCGCGGTGGCGCGCGCGCACTCCGAGGCCATCGCCGCCCAGGCGTACGCGCGCCGCTCCTGGGCCCTCGACACACAGCGCGGGCTGGCCCTCGCCGCCCTCCGTCCACGCGGACTCGACGCGACCCTGGACGAGCTGGGACGCCGCCTCGGCGCGTGGGTGGGGATGTTCGACGCCGCCGGCGCCCTGGCCGTGGCCCATCCGCGCGGCGCGGTCGGACGCGATGTGCTCGACGACCTCGGCGAGCGCGTCATGGAGATCCTCACCCGCGGGCTCGAAGCGGGCCAGTCGCTCACGATCGACGAGCACACCTTCATGCTGTTCACGATCGGACGCGGCGGGCAGCTGCGCGGAGTGATCGCCCTCGCGATCGATGCGCTCGACCAGGAGGCGCGTTCCGTCGTCACCTCGGTGATCGCGATGGCCGGACTCTCGATGGAGCAGAGCGAGCAGCTCGCCCGCAGCCGCCGCCGCCTGCACAGGCAGCTGTTGGTCTCACTGCTCGACGACGATCCCGCCCTGGCTCGCCGGGTGCTCGGCGGACTCCCCCAGACCCCTGTGGTCGTGGCCGTCGCGGCCGACGCTCCGGCCGGCGCCCTCACCGACTGGTGGGAGCGGCAGCGCACCGAGCATGGCACCGCCTCCTTCCTCGCCGAGTCGGACGACGGCCTCACCATCTGCCTGTCTGCGAGCGATGAGGCACTTCTCGACGAGGTGGCGACGCGCTTCGGCATCCGCATCGGAGTCTCGGAACCCGAAGAGTTCGATGCCTTCTCCCGTGCGCACGCCCAGGCCGTCACCGTGCTCCGCCAGCGCGGGGCCATCGGCGCCGAACGATACGCCGACACGATCGGCACCAGCATCCTGTCCGCACTCGCCACGGATGAGGCACGGCTGGTGGCCGAGTCGCGGCTGGCACCGCTGCGCGAACACGATGCCCGCACCGGGTCAGCCCTCGAGTGGTCGCTGCGCTGCTGGCTGGAGCACGACGCCCGTGCGGAATCGGCAGCGGCGGTGCTCGGCGTGCACAGGCACACGCTCCGCGCCAGGATCGCGCAGGCTGGAGCGCTGCTCGGCACCGATCTGTCGACGTTCCCCGCTCGGGCGGAGCTGTGGACGCTGCTGCAGACCGCCAGGGAGTGA
- a CDS encoding riboflavin kinase — translation MTTRAPRMLRGEVVPGDGRGRVLGFPTANLRCHDGVLPDDGIYAVWVRIDDDPTPRAGTVSVGTNPTFAGERERRVEVHLHAVDVDLYGRTLAVELVAYLRPTLCFADADALIAQSVIDIADSDAALAR, via the coding sequence GTGACCACCCGGGCCCCGCGGATGCTCCGTGGCGAGGTGGTGCCGGGCGACGGCCGCGGCCGCGTCCTCGGATTCCCGACCGCGAATCTCCGGTGCCACGACGGCGTGCTGCCGGACGACGGGATCTATGCGGTGTGGGTGCGGATCGACGATGATCCGACACCCCGGGCAGGCACCGTGAGTGTCGGGACCAACCCGACCTTCGCCGGTGAGCGGGAGCGTCGTGTCGAGGTGCACCTGCACGCAGTCGACGTCGACCTGTACGGCCGCACGCTCGCGGTGGAGCTCGTGGCCTACCTGCGCCCCACGCTGTGCTTCGCCGACGCGGATGCCCTCATCGCCCAGTCGGTCATCGACATCGCCGACAGCGACGCGGCCCTGGCCCGCTGA
- a CDS encoding flavin reductase family protein produces MTTAATETLPRDRALRRAFSVYPTGVVALAAEVDGRAVGMAVNSFTSISLEPALVAISAARTSKTWPVLRAVPELGMSVLAAHHEPLSRLLSSREDDRFGAHGWHRSEQGAVLVQDAALWLTCRLHSTFDGGDHEVALYEIADITVFDDVEPLVFQQSRYRSIAAAELPG; encoded by the coding sequence ATGACGACTGCTGCGACTGAGACCCTGCCCAGGGATCGCGCCCTCCGCCGGGCCTTCTCGGTGTATCCGACCGGTGTCGTCGCCCTCGCCGCCGAGGTCGACGGTCGAGCCGTGGGGATGGCCGTCAACTCCTTCACGTCGATCTCGCTCGAGCCCGCGCTGGTGGCGATCAGCGCGGCGCGCACCTCGAAGACCTGGCCCGTGCTCCGCGCCGTGCCTGAGCTCGGCATGAGCGTGCTCGCTGCGCATCACGAACCGCTCAGCCGCCTGCTCTCCTCGCGGGAGGACGACCGGTTCGGCGCCCACGGCTGGCACCGGAGCGAGCAGGGCGCCGTGCTCGTGCAGGATGCCGCGCTGTGGCTCACCTGCCGCCTGCACAGCACCTTCGACGGCGGCGACCACGAGGTGGCGCTCTACGAGATCGCCGACATCACGGTGTTCGACGACGTCGAGCCGCTGGTCTTCCAGCAGAGTCGCTACCGCTCGATCGCAGCGGCCGAACTTCCGGGGTGA